One Bacteroidia bacterium DNA window includes the following coding sequences:
- a CDS encoding GNAT family N-acetyltransferase yields the protein MEIQFAQGQDLEGILEIYNHAILNTTAVYNYQAHSLEMRRQWWEEKCRLGHPVLVALEQGRVVGFASYGPFRAWAAYQYTMESSVYVHPLHQGKGIGIELYSKLIQEAQKNEVHTLVAGIDAENLVSIALHRKFGFEPVAHFKQVGYKFGKWLDLVFYQLLLDGPANPKEG from the coding sequence ATGGAGATACAATTTGCACAAGGGCAGGATTTAGAAGGTATTTTAGAGATTTACAACCATGCCATTTTAAATACAACTGCGGTATATAACTATCAGGCACATAGCCTGGAAATGCGAAGGCAATGGTGGGAAGAGAAATGTAGATTGGGGCATCCGGTATTGGTGGCTTTGGAACAAGGTAGGGTAGTAGGTTTTGCTTCGTATGGCCCATTCAGAGCTTGGGCAGCCTACCAATATACTATGGAGAGTTCGGTTTATGTGCATCCTCTTCATCAAGGAAAAGGAATAGGGATTGAATTGTATTCCAAACTTATTCAGGAGGCTCAAAAAAACGAAGTACATACCTTAGTGGCCGGAATTGATGCCGAAAATCTGGTTAGCATAGCCTTACATCGGAAGTTTGGTTTTGAACCGGTGGCACATTTCAAACAGGTGGGATACAAATTTGGGAAATGGTTGGATTTGGTTTTTTATCAGCTTCTCCTGGATGGTCCTGCTAATCCTAAGGAAGGATAA
- a CDS encoding aminopeptidase P family protein: protein MKYTSISPDLFVENRQRYKNRLKSNSVAIFHSNDQMPLNGDAVYPFRQNSDFFYLTGIDQEKSILILAPDCPNHDYREVLFVVETNEHLATWEGHKYSKAEATQASGIRKVVWVESFESILSYVLNHAENVYLNLNENDRSGWMVPYKDLRFANELKAKFPLHNYHRSGPIMAELRAIKSSIEVDLLRKAIDITDKAFQRVMKFVKPGVMEYEVEAEIIHEFIRNRATGHAYEPIIASGGSACVLHYIENNKPCLDGDVILMDFGANYANYNADLTRCIPVNGKFTKRQKEVYNSVLKVHRQIKDLMVPGKALDDLRKAAGLMIQDELLSLGLITTNDVKNASPERPAFFKYYPHGIGHFLGLDVHDIGDRFAPIQPGMVFTCEPGIYIKEENLGIRIENNILVTLGKPVDLMEQIPIEADHIEDFMASAR from the coding sequence ATGAAGTATACTTCCATATCTCCGGATTTATTTGTTGAAAATCGTCAACGCTACAAAAACCGATTGAAATCCAATTCGGTGGCCATTTTTCATTCCAATGATCAAATGCCCTTGAATGGTGATGCAGTTTATCCATTTAGACAAAACTCCGACTTTTTCTATCTAACAGGAATTGATCAGGAAAAATCCATCCTTATTTTGGCACCGGATTGCCCTAATCACGATTACAGGGAGGTATTGTTTGTAGTTGAAACCAACGAGCATTTGGCAACCTGGGAAGGTCATAAATATTCAAAAGCCGAGGCAACCCAGGCCTCTGGTATCCGAAAAGTGGTTTGGGTAGAAAGTTTTGAATCCATTCTGAGTTATGTTCTGAATCATGCCGAAAATGTGTATCTGAATCTCAATGAAAATGATCGCTCCGGCTGGATGGTTCCTTACAAAGATTTACGTTTCGCCAATGAATTAAAAGCCAAATTTCCTCTACATAATTACCATCGCTCTGGCCCTATCATGGCCGAACTCAGAGCTATCAAATCTTCAATTGAAGTGGATCTGTTGCGTAAAGCCATCGATATCACTGATAAAGCCTTCCAAAGGGTTATGAAGTTTGTGAAACCTGGCGTGATGGAATATGAAGTTGAAGCCGAAATAATCCATGAATTTATCCGCAATCGGGCAACCGGCCATGCTTATGAACCAATTATTGCTTCCGGCGGTAGTGCTTGTGTTTTACATTATATCGAAAACAATAAGCCTTGTCTGGATGGGGATGTGATTCTGATGGATTTTGGTGCAAACTACGCCAATTACAACGCCGATTTAACTCGTTGTATTCCGGTAAACGGGAAATTTACAAAACGTCAAAAAGAGGTGTATAATTCGGTGCTAAAAGTGCACCGCCAAATAAAAGATCTGATGGTTCCCGGTAAAGCCTTGGATGATTTGAGAAAGGCCGCCGGATTAATGATACAGGATGAACTGCTGTCGTTAGGGCTTATAACCACCAACGATGTGAAAAATGCCAGCCCCGAACGACCTGCCTTTTTTAAATATTACCCTCACGGTATCGGTCATTTTCTTGGCTTGGATGTGCATGATATAGGTGATCGTTTTGCCCCAATTCAACCCGGTATGGTGTTTACCTGTGAACCCGGAATCTATATCAAGGAGGAAAACCTGGGAATTCGAATAGAAAATAATATTTTGGTGACACTGGGAAAACCGGTCGATTTAATGGAGCAAATTCCAATTGAAGCCGATCATATTGAAGATTTTATGGCCTCTGCCCGGTAA
- a CDS encoding metallophosphoesterase family protein: MKKLFTLLALVASSTLYSQSIIRGPYLQSPNWNSIKVMWRSDSATSSNVKYGLSPADLSSSASVPGTATNHIVTISGLQPSTTYFYAIADSAGAIVEGGDSLHRFKTWPTPGTVEPIRVWGIGDFGKGNDKQGKCHRAYMKYPGAAETDLWIWMGDNAYDDGTDEEFQNKVFDPVNGYDSIFNFLPFMPSPGNHDYNSVSPVTNAQPPLEHSGPYFDLAEVPRNGESGGVASGHELYYSYDYGNAHFLSLNSEIGSLFVPSDDWIGVNLLSGFSSSPFTQWLHADLQANTKPWVIAYFHQPPYTAGSHDADAFWEVYMKAMRENITPILEQYGVDLIVCGHSHVYERSYLLQGFYSDLPSFNPETMVLDAGSGREDQDQAYHKHTLGSNANRGTVYVVCGNSGSSDDSAPLNHPAMYVGYGCDTCVGSFVMDINDNRLDGRHLNAYGEIIDHFTIFKDADSTSNTSIHKLPVSAGPISEVSIFPNPFSRNAEMKFTLAERQQIRIELCGMDEKNKLLLQAELNPGEHSIGLNASELGLTPGVYGIMISSPTHMLSRKVVHVK; the protein is encoded by the coding sequence ATGAAAAAACTGTTTACCCTTTTGGCCTTGGTTGCCAGCTCAACTCTTTATTCTCAATCCATTATCCGCGGACCTTACCTGCAAAGTCCGAATTGGAATAGCATCAAAGTGATGTGGCGAAGCGATTCGGCCACTTCTTCCAATGTTAAATATGGGTTAAGTCCCGCCGATTTGTCTAGTTCTGCATCTGTACCCGGCACTGCCACCAATCACATAGTAACAATATCGGGTTTGCAGCCATCAACAACCTATTTTTATGCTATTGCTGATTCAGCCGGAGCCATTGTTGAAGGTGGGGATAGTTTGCACCGGTTTAAAACCTGGCCAACACCAGGTACAGTTGAACCAATAAGAGTTTGGGGAATCGGCGATTTTGGAAAGGGCAACGATAAACAAGGTAAATGCCATCGGGCTTACATGAAATATCCGGGAGCAGCAGAAACAGACCTTTGGATTTGGATGGGAGATAATGCTTATGACGATGGCACTGACGAAGAATTTCAAAACAAGGTTTTTGATCCGGTTAATGGGTATGATAGCATTTTTAATTTCCTTCCTTTTATGCCTTCTCCCGGAAACCACGATTACAATTCTGTTTCACCGGTTACTAATGCTCAACCTCCCCTCGAACATAGCGGCCCCTATTTTGATTTGGCCGAAGTGCCTAGAAATGGAGAAAGCGGCGGTGTTGCTTCAGGCCATGAATTATACTATTCGTATGATTATGGAAATGCTCACTTCCTCTCCCTTAATTCGGAAATTGGCTCTTTGTTTGTTCCTTCTGATGACTGGATTGGTGTTAATTTACTTTCCGGTTTTTCTTCTTCTCCCTTTACGCAATGGCTGCACGCCGATTTGCAGGCAAATACCAAACCTTGGGTAATTGCTTATTTCCATCAACCACCCTACACAGCCGGCAGTCACGATGCCGATGCGTTTTGGGAAGTTTACATGAAAGCCATGAGAGAAAATATTACCCCTATTTTGGAACAATATGGTGTGGATTTGATTGTCTGCGGGCATAGTCATGTTTATGAACGTTCTTACTTGCTCCAAGGGTTTTATTCAGATCTGCCTTCGTTTAATCCGGAAACTATGGTTTTGGATGCCGGTTCAGGAAGGGAAGACCAAGACCAGGCCTATCATAAGCACACCTTAGGTTCTAATGCTAATCGGGGTACCGTGTATGTGGTTTGTGGTAATTCCGGAAGCAGCGACGATTCTGCTCCTTTAAACCATCCCGCCATGTACGTCGGTTATGGCTGTGATACCTGCGTTGGTTCCTTTGTAATGGATATCAACGATAATCGCCTCGATGGTAGGCACCTGAATGCTTATGGCGAAATTATCGATCATTTTACCATATTCAAAGATGCCGATTCTACCTCTAATACGTCCATTCATAAATTACCGGTTTCAGCCGGCCCTATTTCCGAAGTGTCTATTTTCCCAAATCCATTTAGCCGGAATGCCGAAATGAAATTTACCCTGGCTGAACGTCAACAAATTCGAATTGAACTGTGCGGCATGGATGAGAAAAATAAACTCTTGCTACAAGCCGAACTGAATCCGGGTGAACATTCCATTGGTCTTAATGCCTCTGAATTGGGATTAACTCCGGGCGTGTATGGCATCATGATTTCTTCTCCCACCCACATGCTTAGCAGAAAGGTGGTGCATGTGAAATAG
- the surE gene encoding 5'/3'-nucleotidase SurE, translated as MSKRPTILVTNDDGITAPGIRALVEAMKEIGEVVVVAPDSPQSAMGHAITISKPLRLYKTEIHGEVLGYQCSGTPVDCVKLAVNQILHKAPDLCVSGINHGSNSSINIIYSGTMSAAMEGGIEGIPSIGFSLLNYAHDADFSASKEVAKRVVQQVLKNGMPKDTLLNVNIPNLPWEQVKGMKICRQARAKWKEEFDERKDPTGRPYFWLTGKFINMDKGEDTDEWALENGYVSIVPVQFDLTAHHAVSTLNQWDFDEK; from the coding sequence ATGTCAAAAAGACCAACCATATTAGTTACCAATGATGATGGCATAACTGCACCTGGAATTCGAGCTTTGGTTGAAGCCATGAAAGAAATTGGAGAGGTAGTGGTAGTTGCGCCGGATAGTCCACAAAGTGCTATGGGTCACGCCATTACTATTAGCAAACCTCTTCGATTGTATAAAACCGAAATCCATGGTGAAGTTTTGGGTTACCAATGCAGCGGCACACCGGTCGACTGTGTTAAACTGGCTGTTAACCAAATTTTACACAAAGCACCCGATTTGTGCGTAAGCGGAATCAATCACGGAAGCAATTCTTCCATCAATATTATTTATTCCGGAACCATGAGTGCCGCCATGGAAGGAGGAATTGAAGGAATTCCAAGCATTGGCTTTTCTCTCCTGAATTATGCTCACGATGCCGATTTTTCCGCGTCCAAAGAAGTGGCCAAACGAGTGGTTCAACAGGTCCTAAAAAACGGTATGCCTAAAGACACCTTGCTCAATGTAAACATCCCAAATCTACCTTGGGAGCAAGTAAAAGGCATGAAAATTTGCAGACAAGCCCGGGCCAAATGGAAAGAAGAATTTGACGAACGAAAAGATCCCACCGGCCGACCTTATTTCTGGCTTACCGGTAAATTTATCAATATGGACAAAGGGGAGGATACCGACGAATGGGCCCTCGAAAATGGCTATGTTTCCATTGTTCCAGTTCAGTTTGACCTGACTGCCCACCATGCAGTTTCAACACTCAATCAATGGGATTTTGATGAAAAATAA
- a CDS encoding oligosaccharide flippase family protein: MSTLKKLFSDTAIYGVSSIVGRMLSYLLTPLYTYNLIPKEYGVVTEMYAYSSFLSILLTYGMETAFFRFYAGEDNKKSVFATAMFSLLSSSLVFLVLAWLFRWPLAHFLNGSGGSEMAENYAVYLVWFALIVVIDAITSIPFARLRATNRPVRFALIKSLNILSYVFFNLFFILGIPYLKQQGSLPWLTSNLGQYKLVNYIFISNLISSGLTLLLLLPELGFSIRDIEKKMWNRMIRYALPILIMGLAGMVNETFDRVLLKYLLPLPYDEKMHQVGVYGACYKLSIIMSICVQAFRYAAEPFFFNRHKEGGGRKIYAQVMTYFVFGCSLVFLGTMLYMDAIQYFIGRNGSQFLEGLPIVPYLLLANLCLGIYYNLGIWFKLTDKTLFGSYISIFGAILTLVLNFILIPWLGYMGAAYTTLICYFSMMVVSYFWGQKYFPIEYDLGKFLIIPGFALGLYALSISLQPVSMVLQMSLNTAYLLLFLGVSYLIISKDWFKFVPNFTSNTTIS; the protein is encoded by the coding sequence ATGTCTACCCTCAAAAAACTATTTTCCGATACAGCTATTTATGGTGTTAGCAGCATTGTAGGGCGGATGTTGAGTTACCTGCTTACCCCGCTTTACACCTACAACCTGATACCTAAGGAATATGGGGTAGTAACCGAAATGTATGCCTACTCTTCATTTCTGAGCATTTTATTAACCTATGGCATGGAAACGGCCTTTTTCCGGTTTTACGCAGGTGAAGACAATAAGAAATCTGTTTTTGCTACGGCCATGTTTAGCTTGCTTTCCAGTTCCCTGGTTTTTCTGGTTCTGGCTTGGTTGTTCCGATGGCCATTGGCTCATTTTCTGAATGGTTCCGGAGGAAGTGAAATGGCCGAAAACTATGCCGTTTACCTGGTTTGGTTTGCCTTGATTGTGGTAATCGACGCCATTACCTCCATTCCGTTTGCCCGCCTCCGTGCAACCAACCGTCCGGTACGATTTGCATTAATTAAGTCCCTCAACATTCTCAGCTATGTATTCTTTAACCTCTTTTTCATCTTAGGTATTCCTTACCTGAAACAACAAGGCAGTCTTCCCTGGCTTACCTCCAACCTAGGTCAATATAAGCTGGTTAATTATATCTTCATATCCAACTTGATTTCCAGTGGATTAACCCTTCTTTTACTCCTTCCAGAGCTTGGATTTTCCATTCGTGACATCGAAAAAAAAATGTGGAATCGGATGATACGCTACGCACTTCCCATTCTCATAATGGGTTTGGCAGGAATGGTCAATGAAACCTTTGATCGAGTGCTACTCAAATACCTGCTACCCTTGCCCTACGATGAAAAAATGCACCAAGTGGGTGTTTACGGCGCTTGTTACAAACTCTCCATTATCATGAGTATTTGCGTTCAAGCCTTCCGGTATGCAGCCGAGCCTTTCTTTTTTAACCGACACAAAGAAGGAGGAGGACGAAAAATTTACGCCCAGGTAATGACCTATTTTGTATTTGGCTGTAGCCTGGTTTTCCTGGGAACCATGTTGTATATGGATGCTATTCAATATTTTATTGGTCGAAATGGAAGTCAGTTTCTCGAAGGACTTCCCATTGTGCCCTACCTCCTCCTAGCCAACCTCTGTTTAGGTATTTATTACAATTTAGGTATTTGGTTTAAACTCACCGATAAAACCTTGTTTGGTTCCTATATTTCCATTTTTGGAGCCATCCTTACCTTGGTTCTAAACTTTATCCTCATTCCTTGGCTGGGTTACATGGGCGCGGCATACACCACTTTAATCTGCTATTTCAGCATGATGGTTGTTTCCTATTTTTGGGGACAGAAGTACTTTCCAATCGAATACGATTTGGGCAAATTCTTAATCATTCCAGGTTTTGCACTTGGTCTATACGCCCTAAGCATTAGTTTGCAGCCGGTTTCCATGGTATTGCAAATGTCACTCAACACCGCTTACCTACTACTTTTCCTTGGGGTTTCTTACCTAATAATTTCTAAGGATTGGTTTAAATTTGTACCCAACTTCACTTCCAACACTACCATTTCATGA
- a CDS encoding FAD-binding oxidoreductase → MPTLSYWESQNLLFNPDILVIGAGIVGLNAAYHARLRFPKAKILVLERGLLPMGASTKNAGFACFGSAGELLDDLENQSETEVFELVKNRYEGLLLLRETLGDQAMEFSPCGGYELFLPEEAEHFRNCYSKLEYLNNQLAGIHGQENTYSEPSYKIDQFGFKQVQSILFNRLEGSIHTGKTMVALWKKCIESNIMVLNGFECLELISSKSGYEIKLQQGLSIHAEQVVVATNAFGKQLIPELEIQPGRAQVLITSPIENLPFSGTFHFDRGYYYFRNVGNRVLFGGGRNLDFEGEQSYDFQLSAIIQNQLEEYLHQVILPGKNFEIEQRWSGIMGLGPNKGTILKKLETGLVVAVRMGGMGVALGSLVGKKASELLN, encoded by the coding sequence ATTCCCACTTTAAGTTACTGGGAAAGTCAAAATTTGCTCTTTAATCCGGACATTTTGGTGATTGGAGCAGGAATAGTCGGATTAAATGCCGCCTATCATGCCAGGTTAAGATTTCCAAAGGCAAAGATTCTGGTTTTAGAACGTGGGCTTTTACCTATGGGTGCTAGTACCAAAAATGCAGGATTTGCTTGTTTTGGAAGTGCCGGAGAACTTTTAGACGACCTTGAAAACCAGTCGGAAACCGAGGTATTTGAATTGGTAAAAAACAGGTATGAAGGACTACTTTTACTTCGAGAAACTTTGGGGGATCAAGCCATGGAATTTAGTCCTTGTGGCGGATATGAACTTTTTTTACCCGAAGAAGCTGAGCATTTTCGAAATTGCTATTCCAAATTAGAATACCTAAATAATCAATTAGCTGGCATTCATGGTCAAGAAAACACCTATTCTGAACCCAGCTATAAAATTGATCAATTTGGATTCAAGCAAGTACAATCCATCCTCTTTAACCGTTTAGAAGGCTCTATTCATACAGGTAAAACCATGGTGGCCTTATGGAAAAAATGTATTGAATCCAACATTATGGTATTGAATGGATTTGAATGCTTAGAACTCATTTCATCCAAGTCAGGATATGAAATAAAACTCCAACAAGGATTAAGCATTCATGCTGAACAGGTTGTGGTAGCAACAAATGCCTTTGGCAAACAATTAATTCCGGAATTAGAAATTCAACCCGGAAGAGCCCAGGTATTAATAACTTCACCAATTGAAAATTTGCCTTTTTCAGGCACCTTCCATTTTGACCGGGGCTATTATTATTTCCGAAATGTAGGAAACCGGGTGTTGTTTGGAGGAGGAAGGAATTTGGACTTTGAAGGAGAACAAAGCTATGACTTTCAGCTAAGCGCTATTATTCAAAACCAATTAGAAGAATATTTGCACCAAGTTATCCTTCCCGGAAAAAACTTCGAAATCGAACAGCGATGGAGTGGAATAATGGGATTAGGTCCGAACAAAGGCACCATTTTGAAAAAGCTAGAAACGGGTTTAGTGGTTGCCGTTCGAATGGGAGGAATGGGTGTTGCCCTGGGAAGCCTGGTTGGTAAAAAAGCTTCTGAACTTTTGAATTAG
- a CDS encoding right-handed parallel beta-helix repeat-containing protein, with protein MKKLLYLAASAFLAFQITSCGNSSATDDAVYKEIQEKFINAKPGDVIELPEGKFNFTRGLTMEGVANVTIKGKGPDKTILSFANQSEGPQGLGIKAENCTLEGFAVEDAKGDAIKIQNSKNLVVRNVRVGWTQGPKITNGAYGLYPVTCDGVLIENCDVYGASDAGIYVGQSKNVIVRNNKVHENVAGIEIENCTAADVYENEAWNNTGGIMVFDMPEVPVKNGKDVFVHNNNVHENNLPNFAPPGNTVALVPAGMGMLVMAYNNVELTANKVINNNTLGICVASFLTSGKEYNDTLYNPFTYAVYIHDNEIKRQTCLPDTSRQIGRLLAGVFGNNIPDIIFDGFYDPSVVDPKTNSVAAENRICIKNNGSATFANVDGPNNFKNVNTDIKPFDCTLNPIPLAPNKELATGK; from the coding sequence ATGAAAAAACTCCTGTACCTGGCAGCCTCTGCATTTTTAGCTTTCCAAATTACTTCCTGTGGCAACTCTTCCGCAACCGATGATGCCGTATACAAAGAAATTCAAGAGAAATTTATTAATGCTAAACCAGGCGATGTAATCGAATTGCCGGAAGGGAAGTTTAACTTCACCCGAGGTCTTACAATGGAAGGTGTGGCAAACGTTACCATCAAAGGTAAAGGCCCCGATAAAACCATTCTAAGCTTTGCTAATCAATCCGAAGGACCCCAAGGTTTAGGTATAAAAGCTGAAAATTGCACCCTCGAAGGCTTTGCCGTTGAAGATGCAAAAGGTGATGCGATAAAAATCCAAAATTCTAAAAACCTGGTTGTTAGAAATGTGAGGGTTGGCTGGACTCAAGGTCCAAAAATTACCAACGGTGCTTACGGACTTTATCCTGTAACCTGCGATGGTGTTTTGATTGAAAATTGCGATGTGTACGGAGCCTCCGATGCAGGTATTTATGTGGGACAATCCAAAAATGTTATCGTTCGCAACAACAAAGTTCATGAAAATGTGGCTGGTATCGAAATCGAAAATTGCACCGCCGCCGATGTTTATGAAAACGAAGCCTGGAACAATACCGGTGGAATAATGGTGTTCGATATGCCTGAAGTGCCCGTTAAAAACGGAAAAGATGTGTTTGTACACAATAACAATGTACACGAAAATAACCTCCCAAACTTTGCCCCTCCCGGAAATACAGTAGCCTTGGTGCCCGCCGGTATGGGTATGTTGGTTATGGCGTATAATAACGTAGAACTAACTGCTAATAAGGTAATTAACAACAATACCTTGGGCATTTGTGTAGCATCTTTCCTTACCTCAGGCAAAGAATACAACGATACACTTTACAACCCTTTTACCTATGCGGTTTACATCCACGACAATGAAATTAAGCGTCAAACCTGCTTGCCCGATACTTCTCGCCAAATAGGTAGATTATTGGCCGGAGTTTTTGGTAACAACATTCCGGATATCATTTTTGATGGCTTTTACGACCCTTCCGTGGTTGATCCTAAAACCAATTCCGTGGCTGCAGAAAATCGTATTTGTATCAAAAATAACGGTTCTGCAACCTTCGCCAATGTTGATGGACCCAATAATTTCAAAAACGTAAACACCGATATCAAGCCCTTCGATTGTACCTTAAATCCAATTCCTTTGGCTCCTAATAAAGAGTTGGCTACCGGTAAATAG
- a CDS encoding MMPL family transporter, whose product MWQVIGRFLLRKRLVILVVTMAITVWFGWLASKNEIRYDFAKLLPTDDTTYIEYERFKKTFGEDGNVFVIGISDSNMFRLDHFQKWYDLSQELKNLNGVEGVVSVASVYNLVRNDSLKKFEFKPIFTKRPDSQVELDSVKNLVLSLPFYRDILYNPETHSYMMAVTMNRKLLDSKGRNDFIERVQEIGDSYGQTSGMEVHYSGLPYIRTVLSVLVQRELRVFMILAALALALIMYFFFRSFSVVFYSMLTVGIGVIWCMGLNVLFGYKISVLTAIVPTLLIVLGVPNCVFILNKYHFEFKSHGNKVKALMRVIHKVGNSTFLTNATTAAGFVTFAFTESQVIMEFGVISTIAIMILYVHSITLMPIVLSYLPAPSSKDTDHLESKYTNTLVEWISYIIHFHRNLIYIASFILVGLGGYYISKIKTTGNIVDDLPQDHRVLTDLHYFEENYHGVMPFEISVDTKRKRGVMNASVFRKLEKLQEELAKYKEFARPLSINEVLKFSKQGFYYGDSTMYSLPSSQEQVFILQYVQVGKQKQNMLKSFIDSNRQVTRVSAHMKDIGTLELHRIKKELRPKIDSIFDPKKYEVTMTGTSIVFLKGTDYLIDDLYSSLFWALVLTALLMAGMFSNFQMVFVCLVPNLIPLVLTAAIMGMADIAIKPSTILVFSIAFGIAVDNTIHFLAKYRQELKNHDWNIKKAVNAALKEASIGIIYTSVVLFCGFGIFSFSTFGGTKALGILTSFTLVVAMFSNLFILPSMLLSIDKANTRKTFEDPWLQYYDEEEDVDLEKLHIKKEN is encoded by the coding sequence ATGTGGCAGGTTATAGGAAGGTTTCTATTGCGAAAACGATTAGTTATTTTGGTGGTAACCATGGCCATCACGGTTTGGTTTGGTTGGCTTGCCTCAAAAAATGAAATTCGGTATGATTTTGCCAAATTGCTCCCAACCGACGATACTACTTACATAGAATATGAACGGTTTAAGAAAACCTTTGGTGAAGATGGAAATGTATTTGTTATTGGTATTTCCGATTCCAACATGTTCCGATTGGATCATTTTCAGAAATGGTATGATTTAAGCCAGGAATTAAAGAATTTGAATGGTGTGGAAGGGGTGGTGAGCGTTGCCAGTGTTTATAACCTGGTTCGAAACGACTCATTGAAGAAGTTTGAGTTTAAGCCTATCTTTACTAAACGTCCGGATAGTCAGGTGGAATTGGATTCGGTTAAGAACCTTGTTTTGTCTTTACCATTTTACCGCGATATTCTGTACAATCCTGAAACTCATAGTTACATGATGGCGGTAACCATGAATAGGAAATTATTGGATAGTAAAGGAAGAAATGATTTTATAGAACGTGTTCAAGAAATTGGAGATAGCTATGGTCAAACTTCAGGCATGGAAGTACACTATTCGGGTTTGCCATACATTCGAACAGTGCTTTCGGTATTGGTTCAGCGCGAATTAAGGGTTTTCATGATTTTGGCTGCTTTGGCATTGGCCTTAATTATGTATTTCTTCTTCCGATCGTTCAGTGTGGTTTTTTATTCCATGCTTACTGTAGGCATTGGGGTAATTTGGTGCATGGGACTTAATGTTTTATTCGGATATAAAATTTCGGTTCTCACTGCTATTGTTCCTACGCTATTGATTGTATTAGGTGTTCCAAACTGTGTTTTCATTCTCAATAAGTATCATTTTGAATTTAAATCACATGGTAACAAGGTTAAAGCCCTTATGCGAGTTATTCACAAAGTAGGGAATTCAACTTTTTTGACCAATGCAACCACTGCAGCCGGCTTTGTAACATTTGCCTTTACTGAAAGTCAGGTAATTATGGAATTTGGGGTGATAAGTACGATTGCAATTATGATTTTATATGTGCATAGTATAACGTTGATGCCCATTGTGCTAAGCTATTTGCCTGCTCCATCCAGCAAGGATACCGATCATTTGGAAAGCAAATACACCAATACCCTGGTAGAATGGATCAGTTATATCATCCATTTTCATCGCAACCTCATTTACATTGCTTCTTTTATCTTGGTTGGACTAGGTGGTTACTATATTTCAAAAATAAAAACCACGGGCAATATCGTGGATGATTTACCGCAAGATCACCGGGTATTAACCGATTTGCACTATTTTGAAGAGAATTATCACGGAGTGATGCCCTTTGAAATTAGTGTGGATACCAAACGTAAAAGGGGAGTTATGAATGCCTCCGTTTTTAGAAAACTGGAGAAGTTGCAAGAGGAGTTAGCTAAGTATAAAGAGTTTGCCCGGCCTTTGTCCATTAATGAAGTATTGAAGTTTTCAAAACAAGGCTTTTACTATGGAGATAGTACGATGTATAGTTTGCCTTCAAGCCAGGAGCAAGTGTTTATTTTGCAATATGTTCAGGTTGGAAAACAAAAGCAAAACATGCTGAAAAGCTTTATCGATAGCAATAGGCAGGTTACAAGAGTGAGTGCTCATATGAAGGATATCGGAACATTGGAATTGCATAGGATAAAGAAGGAATTAAGGCCGAAAATCGATAGCATTTTTGATCCTAAAAAGTACGAGGTTACAATGACAGGTACCAGTATTGTTTTTTTAAAAGGAACTGACTATTTAATTGATGATTTATACTCAAGCTTGTTTTGGGCCTTGGTATTAACTGCATTGCTGATGGCAGGAATGTTCTCGAATTTTCAAATGGTATTTGTATGCCTGGTCCCCAATTTGATTCCGCTTGTATTAACCGCAGCAATTATGGGAATGGCGGATATCGCTATAAAACCTTCTACCATTTTGGTTTTTAGTATTGCTTTTGGTATTGCAGTTGATAATACTATTCACTTTTTAGCTAAATACAGACAAGAATTGAAAAACCACGACTGGAATATTAAAAAGGCCGTAAATGCAGCCTTGAAGGAAGCAAGTATTGGTATTATTTATACCTCCGTTGTTTTGTTTTGCGGTTTTGGGATTTTTAGTTTTTCCACTTTTGGGGGAACCAAGGCCTTGGGTATTCTAACTTCTTTCACTTTGGTTGTGGCCATGTTTTCCAATTTGTTTATTCTTCCGTCCATGTTATTAAGTATCGACAAAGCCAATACCCGGAAAACCTTTGAAGATCCATGGTTACAGTATTACGATGAAGAAGAAGATGTGGATTTGGAGAAATTACACATCAAGAAGGAAAACTAA